From Rhodothermaceae bacterium, one genomic window encodes:
- a CDS encoding nodulation protein NfeD encodes MDRLFTLLMLSLFVPATLAQVRAPKPLELSSDSLEGPVFVVPVNGMIDNGLARYIDRAVRDATNQGAVLTVFEIDTFGGLVDAADKIRKTLLDAEMSTVAFIDKNAASAGALISYAADRIVMVPGASIGAATVVEGVGGDEAPDKYQSYMRGLMRSTAEANGRDPQIAESMVDPSLEVEGVSEKGKVLTLSATEALEFGVADQILGTTDAVIAAYGLDSPTLVAHRETTAERVLRFLGSPVVQSILMLMMLGGLYFELQTPGVGFPGAVALLGIALFFAPHYLLGLVEVWEILLFILGVGLIIVELFVFPGFGIAGISGLVLVLFSLVAALIGNVGFSFPPIASVMPSVYTLAVTMAILAAGLIMAVRVFPTSATANVLVLAPELRSSEGYTTAMTHSEYIGRVGPTVTDLRPSGVMLIDKKRVDVITAGEYIDRGTQVQVVDVRGTRIEVRTHES; translated from the coding sequence ATGGATAGATTGTTCACATTGTTGATGCTTTCTTTGTTTGTACCTGCTACGCTCGCACAGGTACGTGCACCAAAGCCATTGGAACTCAGTTCGGATTCCCTTGAAGGGCCGGTGTTTGTCGTTCCTGTCAATGGCATGATTGATAATGGTCTGGCCCGTTATATCGATCGGGCCGTACGTGATGCAACCAACCAAGGTGCAGTGCTTACGGTATTTGAGATTGATACATTTGGGGGGCTTGTAGATGCTGCGGACAAGATTCGAAAGACGTTATTGGATGCGGAAATGTCTACTGTTGCGTTCATTGACAAGAATGCAGCTTCGGCCGGTGCACTGATTTCCTATGCAGCTGATCGCATTGTAATGGTGCCGGGGGCTTCGATTGGTGCAGCAACAGTGGTTGAAGGAGTGGGTGGAGACGAAGCACCGGATAAATATCAGAGCTACATGCGCGGCTTGATGCGATCAACCGCCGAAGCGAATGGTCGGGATCCGCAGATTGCAGAATCAATGGTGGATCCGTCTCTTGAAGTAGAAGGGGTATCCGAGAAAGGCAAAGTGTTGACGCTCAGCGCTACGGAAGCGCTGGAATTTGGGGTGGCGGATCAGATTCTGGGAACGACCGATGCGGTGATCGCTGCTTATGGTTTGGACAGCCCAACCCTGGTAGCACATCGTGAAACTACAGCAGAGCGAGTACTTCGGTTTCTTGGATCTCCTGTGGTCCAGTCGATCCTGATGCTCATGATGCTTGGTGGACTCTACTTCGAATTGCAAACCCCAGGAGTGGGGTTTCCAGGAGCCGTAGCACTATTGGGGATCGCGTTGTTCTTTGCGCCTCACTACCTACTGGGACTTGTTGAGGTGTGGGAGATTCTACTGTTTATACTTGGTGTTGGATTGATTATCGTTGAGTTGTTCGTATTCCCAGGGTTCGGTATTGCGGGAATATCAGGTCTGGTCCTGGTCTTGTTCTCATTGGTTGCTGCACTGATAGGCAATGTAGGTTTTTCGTTTCCTCCGATCGCCAGTGTAATGCCAAGTGTCTATACATTGGCAGTAACCATGGCGATTCTGGCCGCGGGGTTGATCATGGCCGTACGCGTGTTTCCTACGTCTGCCACTGCAAATGTACTTGTGTTAGCACCTGAACTCAGGAGTAGCGAAGGTTATACGACAGCCATGACGCACTCCGAGTATATCGGTAGGGTAGGACCAACTGTGACCGATCTCAGACCCTCAGGTGTGATGTTGATTGACAAGAAACGTGTAGATGTAATCACTGCTGGCGAGTATATTGATCGTGGTACACAGGTGCAGGTCGTTGATGTGCGTGGAACCCGAATTGAAGTTAGAACTCACGAGTCATAA
- a CDS encoding murein L,D-transpeptidase: MHSSFSKSMMQLAICAAIALNLFSVDSYASQSLERGVADLYYVTGQAVSLYRDVEQTKPYLRLRFREPVAVVSSEGSVKQVRTMDGALGYVDADEISNIWILVSKRRKQVILHQGMRVLSEFRADFGYNAYSDKNIRGSEEDPDQWRTPEGVFYVVKKNPYSKFYRAFLLNYPNAEDAERGKRDGLISQKDYEAIMLAEKRGTPPPMGTILGGFIEIHGNGTGLASNWTEGCVAVRDEDMDFMWSYVREGTPVVIEK; this comes from the coding sequence ATGCATTCGTCATTTAGCAAATCTATGATGCAGCTGGCGATTTGTGCAGCAATCGCACTCAATCTCTTCTCTGTTGATTCGTATGCGTCACAGTCTCTGGAAAGGGGAGTCGCTGATCTGTATTATGTGACCGGTCAAGCCGTCAGTTTATACCGGGATGTTGAGCAGACGAAACCTTACTTGCGACTTCGCTTCAGAGAACCTGTCGCAGTCGTCTCGTCGGAAGGATCAGTGAAGCAGGTGCGTACAATGGATGGAGCCTTGGGATACGTAGATGCGGACGAGATCTCAAATATCTGGATTCTCGTTTCGAAGCGGCGTAAGCAGGTCATACTTCACCAGGGTATGCGGGTCCTATCTGAGTTCAGGGCAGATTTTGGCTACAATGCGTACTCGGATAAAAATATTCGCGGCTCAGAAGAGGATCCTGATCAGTGGCGGACTCCAGAGGGGGTCTTTTATGTAGTTAAGAAGAACCCATACAGCAAATTTTATCGCGCTTTTTTACTGAATTATCCCAACGCGGAAGATGCCGAGCGGGGAAAGCGGGACGGATTGATCAGTCAGAAAGATTATGAGGCCATCATGCTGGCTGAAAAAAGAGGAACGCCTCCGCCCATGGGGACAATTCTGGGTGGATTCATAGAGATTCATGGTAATGGTACTGGCCTCGCATCAAATTGGACGGAAGGATGTGTAGCTGTTCGGGATGAAGACATGGATTTTATGTGGTCGTATGTTCGGGAAGGAACCCCTGTGGTTATTGAGAAATAG
- a CDS encoding enoyl-ACP reductase: protein MERSGLLQGKKGVIFGALNESSIAWAIAKAAHREGAQFALSNAPVAKRLGTLEGLAESVDSPVIWADATKDADLSSLFNELKEHYGQIDFIVHAIGMGVNVRKRRPYEKLNYDWYAKTLDVSAVSLHRIVHHTMESEALKEGSSILTISYIGAQRSFSHYSEMGDAKALLESIVRTWGARLGEHKIRINAISQSPTQTTAGQGISGFDAMFEFGKNMSPLGNADADSCGDYAVTLLSDLTRMVTMQTLYHDGGFSSIGITNAMVEPMMRMLNPEQS, encoded by the coding sequence ATGGAACGCTCGGGACTGTTGCAAGGCAAAAAAGGAGTCATCTTTGGAGCTCTGAATGAAAGTAGTATTGCTTGGGCAATCGCCAAAGCAGCTCATCGGGAAGGAGCACAATTTGCCCTTTCGAATGCTCCGGTTGCAAAACGATTGGGGACACTGGAGGGTCTAGCTGAATCGGTCGACAGCCCTGTAATTTGGGCGGATGCAACCAAAGACGCTGATTTGTCTTCGCTCTTTAATGAACTCAAAGAACATTATGGGCAGATAGATTTTATCGTCCATGCAATTGGTATGGGAGTTAATGTCCGTAAACGCCGCCCGTACGAGAAATTAAATTATGACTGGTATGCTAAGACGTTAGATGTCTCTGCGGTTAGTTTGCACCGGATCGTGCACCATACAATGGAGAGTGAAGCCCTAAAAGAGGGAAGTTCAATCCTAACCATTTCCTATATCGGAGCACAGCGCTCATTCTCCCATTACTCAGAGATGGGAGATGCGAAAGCATTACTCGAAAGTATTGTACGGACCTGGGGGGCGCGGCTTGGCGAGCACAAGATTCGCATCAATGCGATCTCACAGAGTCCTACCCAGACTACAGCGGGGCAGGGTATATCCGGATTCGATGCCATGTTTGAATTCGGGAAGAATATGTCACCTCTGGGAAATGCAGATGCGGACAGTTGTGGAGACTACGCGGTTACACTTTTGAGCGATCTGACACGTATGGTTACCATGCAGACTTTGTACCATGATGGTGGGTTCAGCAGTATCGGGATTACAAATGCAATGGTTGAGCCCATGATGCGGATGCTGAATCCCGAGCAGTCATGA
- a CDS encoding biotin--[acetyl-CoA-carboxylase] ligase — MSHSTTTLIGQQISSLLSTRFLGRPLYYMDEVTSTNSLALEAAKRGATHGTVFAADYQTSGRGRQGRTWNADAGLNLTFSIILDLPISGNRIGLLPLTACLGVADAIADVVAPYRPQLKWPNDILLNGQKVCGMLLQTVGSAMTPIILGIGINVNQTVFPEELDKFATSLLLSTGQPIDRAVLMPSVLLNLEKNLELMLTDSSAIRKNYTNDLVWIGQSCRVIGMDEEIIGTPIGIEESGALILETSTGTRTIYAGNVSLRMVDD; from the coding sequence ATGTCACATTCTACAACTACACTGATCGGTCAACAAATTAGCTCATTGCTGAGCACGAGATTTCTGGGGCGTCCGTTGTATTACATGGATGAAGTAACGTCGACAAATTCTTTAGCTCTGGAGGCAGCGAAACGGGGGGCTACGCATGGAACTGTATTTGCGGCAGATTACCAAACGTCTGGGCGTGGCCGACAGGGTCGCACTTGGAACGCAGATGCAGGATTGAACCTCACCTTCAGCATTATCCTGGATCTTCCGATTTCTGGCAACCGAATCGGGCTCTTGCCCTTGACCGCCTGTCTGGGGGTAGCCGATGCCATTGCAGATGTCGTTGCACCCTATAGACCGCAACTGAAATGGCCGAACGATATCCTGCTAAATGGCCAAAAAGTCTGTGGGATGCTTTTGCAGACCGTTGGTTCGGCCATGACTCCAATCATACTTGGAATCGGTATCAACGTGAATCAGACCGTGTTTCCCGAGGAATTAGACAAGTTTGCAACTTCCCTGTTGCTCTCTACCGGGCAGCCGATTGACCGAGCGGTTCTGATGCCATCGGTCTTATTGAACTTGGAGAAAAATCTGGAATTAATGTTAACGGATTCCTCTGCCATTCGAAAGAATTATACAAATGATCTAGTCTGGATTGGCCAAAGTTGTCGGGTTATCGGAATGGACGAGGAGATTATCGGCACACCCATCGGCATTGAGGAATCTGGAGCATTAATTTTAGAAACCAGTACTGGAACTCGTACAATTTATGCAGGCAATGTCTCGCTCCGTATGGTTGACGATTGA
- a CDS encoding type III pantothenate kinase, whose product MQAMSRSVWLTIDIGNSTIKIGLFAEDRTLATVTESSVEEALTRITTWNTQTPPCRIGLCNVVPQQSEVLISKIAEFTDAPIFEVNSHAIFPIRLDYTPPENLGPDRLAAACAAWYPGGTSQIIIDAGTAITIDVVRADGSFLGGVIMPSPTLSNRALADYTAKLPNVSLTPPEGSFGTSTVEALQHGLIYGMIDGVLGTIARIEQFLDSPSVITLTGGWYQILAEHIPRAQINRNLVLHGIRLLMQFNPPPE is encoded by the coding sequence ATGCAGGCAATGTCTCGCTCCGTATGGTTGACGATTGATATCGGCAACAGCACCATTAAAATTGGCCTGTTCGCAGAAGATCGGACCCTGGCAACAGTAACTGAATCTTCCGTAGAGGAAGCCTTGACACGTATTACTACATGGAATACGCAAACCCCACCCTGCCGAATCGGGTTATGCAATGTCGTTCCGCAACAGTCCGAGGTTCTTATCTCCAAAATTGCTGAGTTCACAGATGCACCTATATTTGAGGTTAATAGTCATGCCATTTTCCCAATCCGACTCGACTATACCCCTCCTGAAAATCTAGGTCCTGACAGATTGGCTGCAGCATGTGCGGCTTGGTATCCGGGTGGCACTTCCCAAATCATCATTGATGCCGGGACCGCAATTACGATTGATGTCGTACGAGCAGATGGATCTTTCCTGGGCGGAGTGATCATGCCCAGCCCTACATTATCTAATCGCGCTTTAGCCGATTACACCGCGAAATTGCCCAATGTATCTCTGACTCCTCCAGAAGGATCGTTTGGGACATCTACGGTTGAAGCACTGCAGCACGGACTTATCTATGGGATGATTGATGGGGTCCTGGGCACAATCGCCCGTATTGAACAATTCCTTGATTCCCCATCGGTCATTACCCTGACAGGAGGCTGGTACCAAATATTAGCAGAGCACATCCCAAGGGCGCAAATCAATCGGAATCTCGTTCTTCACGGCATCAGATTGCTGATGCAGTTCAACCCGCCGCCGGAGTGA
- a CDS encoding YbaK/EbsC family protein codes for MTLPAKARHVQKILLSLGVNTKVTQLSESTRTAKDAASALNCALGQIVKSLVFRVNDNPILVLVSGSNHVDERLLESLVGSPIQRARADFVRQHTGHAIGGVAPIGHPKPIPTFVDGDLLNYEQVWAAAGGPYAVFSCKPSFLATLGEVIRVTPAAG; via the coding sequence ATGACTCTACCAGCAAAGGCAAGGCATGTTCAGAAGATTCTTTTGTCACTTGGAGTGAATACCAAGGTCACACAACTTTCGGAGTCTACTCGAACGGCAAAAGATGCCGCATCCGCACTCAATTGTGCTCTCGGCCAGATTGTAAAGTCTCTGGTCTTCCGCGTAAATGATAACCCTATCCTAGTGTTGGTCAGTGGAAGCAATCATGTGGATGAACGACTTCTTGAGAGCCTTGTCGGCAGCCCTATCCAGCGTGCCCGAGCAGATTTTGTCCGACAACACACGGGCCATGCCATAGGTGGTGTCGCACCGATTGGCCACCCCAAGCCCATTCCCACTTTTGTGGATGGGGATCTGTTGAACTACGAACAGGTTTGGGCAGCGGCGGGAGGTCCCTATGCGGTGTTTTCCTGTAAGCCTTCTTTTCTGGCTACGTTGGGTGAAGTAATCCGTGTCACTCCGGCGGCGGGTTGA